The genomic DNA gtcataTTTAATAAGGGTTTTTTGCATAAATTCTAATAATAGCATAAGAGAAGAAATATTGATTATAAGAGGTATGAAATAACACTTAAAACACTAGTGAGAGAAGAAGAACTCTTAAAGAATGGATTTTTTCTTGTCTAGAAGTTTGCTTAGAGCATCTTTGACATCTTTGTTCCTCAGAGAGTAGATCAGAGGGTTCAGCATTGGTGTGACTAGAGAGTAGCACAAGGAAGCCAGCTTACTCAGTTCAGGGAATCTGTCAGGGGTGAGATACATGAAGAAGACAGCACCGTAGAGCACACTCACAACACCCAGATGAGAGCTGCAAGTGGAGAaggccttcctccttccctccgtgGAGCGTATCTTTAGCACGGTGGACACGATGTACATGTAAGAAACAACGATGACTATGACCGTTGGTAAGATAATGATACTAGACAAGGAAAAGGATACTATTTTATGAACAAAAAGGTCAGTACAAGATAGTCTTTGAATTGGTCGAGTATCGCAGTAAAAGTGGTCAACAGCCCGAGAAGCACAAAAGGATAAAGTAAATGTCATGCTGGTCTGGAGAACTGAGCTGATGCAGCCACAGAAGTACGAGCCTGCCACCAGCTGGGCACAGAGGCGTGTGGACATGTGGACAGAGTAGAGGAGTGGGTTGCAGATGGCGATGAAACGATCATAGGCCATGGCTGCCAGGAGAAATCCTTCCGCCACAATGAAGAGGGCAAAGAGAAAAAACTGAGCCACGCAGCCTGCAAACGAGATGGACTTGCTCTCGGTCCAAAAGTTGCTCATAGCCTTCGGCGCGATAACAGATGAATAGAAGAGGTCAATGAAGGAGAGGTTGCCTAGGAAGAAATACATTGGTGTGTTCAGCCGGGGATCAGTCAAAATAATGGTCATCATCC from Microtus ochrogaster isolate Prairie Vole_2 chromosome 24, MicOch1.0, whole genome shotgun sequence includes the following:
- the LOC101986478 gene encoding olfactory receptor 9K2, encoding MSDRGASNHSGVTDFILVGFRVGPELHLLLFLLFLLVYAMILLGNVGMMTIILTDPRLNTPMYFFLGNLSFIDLFYSSVIAPKAMSNFWTESKSISFAGCVAQFFLFALFIVAEGFLLAAMAYDRFIAICNPLLYSVHMSTRLCAQLVAGSYFCGCISSVLQTSMTFTLSFCASRAVDHFYCDTRPIQRLSCTDLFVHKIVSFSLSSIIILPTVIVIVVSYMYIVSTVLKIRSTEGRRKAFSTCSSHLGVVSVLYGAVFFMYLTPDRFPELSKLASLCYSLVTPMLNPLIYSLRNKDVKDALSKLLDKKKSIL